The following coding sequences are from one Seonamhaeicola sp. ML3 window:
- a CDS encoding alpha/beta hydrolase: MKKIALVALICCLSLSFEAKGQAGYPPDIDGANEVTYKTINGSELSLWVFSPENHKSTHTVPAIVFFFGGGWSAGSPTQFVKHCEYLSARGMVAIVADYRVKSRHGVLVKDCVSDAKSAIRWVREHAGDLGIDSNRIAAGGGSAGGHLAAASAILPNFDDENEDKSISSKPNALVLFNPALVLAPIDGIETPSNERLARLEKRMGTKPENMSPYHHVVSALSPTIIFHGTNDKTVPFVSVELFTQQMHKFGNTCTMVAYNGEGHGFFNYGRKSNALFVDTVHKMDEFLVALGYLEAPPEAVITAN, encoded by the coding sequence ATGAAAAAAATAGCGTTAGTAGCATTAATATGCTGTTTAAGTTTGAGTTTTGAAGCGAAAGGACAGGCAGGATATCCTCCAGATATAGATGGAGCAAATGAAGTCACTTATAAAACTATTAATGGATCAGAATTAAGTTTGTGGGTATTCAGTCCAGAAAATCATAAATCAACCCATACTGTACCTGCCATTGTATTTTTCTTTGGAGGCGGTTGGAGTGCAGGAAGCCCTACTCAATTTGTAAAACATTGCGAATATTTGTCGGCAAGGGGAATGGTCGCGATTGTTGCAGACTATCGTGTTAAAAGTAGGCATGGTGTTCTCGTAAAAGACTGTGTTTCGGATGCTAAATCGGCCATTCGCTGGGTTCGCGAGCATGCCGGAGATTTGGGTATTGATAGCAACAGAATTGCTGCAGGAGGTGGTTCTGCAGGAGGTCATTTAGCAGCGGCATCTGCTATTTTACCTAATTTTGATGATGAAAATGAAGATAAATCAATCAGTTCTAAACCAAACGCCTTAGTCCTCTTTAATCCAGCTCTTGTACTTGCGCCAATAGATGGTATTGAAACGCCATCGAATGAAAGACTGGCCCGTTTAGAAAAAAGAATGGGAACAAAACCAGAGAATATGTCTCCTTATCATCACGTGGTAAGCGCATTGTCTCCAACCATTATTTTTCATGGAACAAACGATAAAACCGTGCCTTTTGTATCGGTAGAATTATTCACTCAGCAAATGCATAAGTTTGGCAACACTTGTACAATGGTTGCGTATAATGGCGAGGGACATGGGTTTTTTAATTACGGAAGAAAATCTAATGCATTATTCGTTGATACTGTACAT